The following are from one region of the Aphis gossypii isolate Hap1 unplaced genomic scaffold, ASM2018417v2 Contig00322, whole genome shotgun sequence genome:
- the LOC126553757 gene encoding uncharacterized protein LOC126553757, with translation MTQESLNDLNTFVGTFSESLSLLDALKIPDTGSFILFSIAFRCLPVSTRKLFEANSSTDYPSIGQLLDFLRSRVAILEVVGESHKSSHNNASFKSTGQFRTGGEYTGKPRLTSLVTSRSNSTCPCCAGSHALTSCSRFKNWGPDERSRWTLEKKLCFNCFSDEHWAPECNVKSSCQNCTRKHHSLLHHTSSSRDRDVRNESPAAEASLCASVPRPLPHKASSIILGTALVHMRDRSGSWQTMRALIDCASQISAVTIACADRLGLKRSRWTAPITGLSGVPVVNVQGRVECNVQPRFASEPVLSINAWVLPAITSDLP, from the coding sequence ATGACACAAGAGTCGCTTAATGACTTGAACACATTCGTAGGAACGTTCAGTGAATCCCTCTCATTATTAGACGCGCTAAAAATACCAGACACTGggtcttttattttattttctatagctTTTCGATGTCTACCTGTTTCTACCCGCAAATTATTTGAGGCGAATAGTTCAACCGATTACCCGTCGATAGGACAATTATTAGACTTTCTCCGGTCCCGAGTGGCCATTCTCGAAGTCGTGGGCGAATCTCACAAGAGTAGTCATAATAATGCGTCGTTCAAGTCGACAGGTCAGTTCCGAACGGGGGGAGAGTACACAGGAAAGCCTCGGTTGACGTCTTTAGTCACATCCCGATCAAATAGTACGTGTCCATGCTGTGCGGGTTCGCACGCACTAACATCGTGTTCGCGGTTCAAAAATTGGGGTCCCGACGAGCGCTCTCGATGGACGCTCGAGAAGAAATTATGCTTTAATTGCTTTAGTGACGAACATTGGGCTCCCGAGTGTAATGTTAAATCGAGTTGTCAGAACTGCACACGTAAACACCATTCGCTCCTTCATCATACGTCGTCCAGTAGAGATCGCGATGTTCGAAACGAGTCGCCGGCCGCCGAAGCGTCGTTATGTGCGTCCGTGCCGCGTCCCCTGCCACATAAGGCGTCGTCTATAATTTTAGGTACCGCGCTGGTGCATATGCGCGATCGTTCCGGGTCGTGGCAAACAATGCGCGCATTGATAGATTGCGCGTCGCAGATAAGCGCCGTTACAATTGCGTGTGCCGATCGGTTAGGCCTTAAGCGTTCCCGTTGGACAGCCCCGATAACCGGTCTATCTGGGGTTCCCGTAGTAAATGTCCAAGGTCGCGTTGAGTGTAACGTACAGCCGCGGTTTGCGTCCGAACCTGTGCTCTCTATAAATGCGTGGGTTTTGCCCGCCATAACGAGTGACTTACCCTGA
- the LOC126553758 gene encoding putative uncharacterized protein DDB_G0282133 — MNDLKDTKSEISITINKATDIYVLKKEDLIKYCKLKKLNSAGRSSDLRSRLSRYIKGILSPDDVENTLNNEERIEIINKSIAEKIDLGTLEKEVGLPNSSPETSQINTELTNKLLHTTIDSLELFDNLNNSVNLYSNKAQDILNSTEINFSESEKKTYNLIHLDTTNNLENTTVPFEGNKPDENNKKNILNQPSYTRNTQNMFNQGSGNKYMVIKPDSFSGQGDIKLFFKQYEKAAEVNNWDNKEKIKFLSIFLKDTANTFLENLENIREDWTWEDLKNEFLSEFQPIGYSILLKNKLENRRQENSESTRSYITDIENLCRQEPILNAISLHDNSNLKNIRNNLRKFELMQFRINSRDTNQNEYTKILSEQVLQLNKKTNEREFEEFKIELENRDREHKKEIKKLSDEVKQISLSGKIQNKSVNFVNDNFDEMNNYSRYNGRGSSYEKEMNYQAPRRNYRDKSPYPEDYNRKNRESNMDRQYGRDRSLSRDREYYNRRQREPSPYRNNNRDYRNRSNSRDRDSSRNNYYSSKHEYSRDNSRERTPERYRDNYEKESKKVTCYKCNEKGHYADKCTLSKND; from the exons ATGAATGATTTAAAAGATACAAAGTCGGAAATCtcaattactattaataaagcCACGGACATTTACGTTCTAAAAAAAGAggatctaataaaatattgtaaattaaaaaaattaaattcagcaGGTAGATCATCCGATTTAAGATCCAGacttagtaggtacataaaaggCATTTTAAGCCCAGATGACGTAGAAAATACTCTAAACAACGAGGAAcgtatagaaattataaataaatcaatagccGAAAAAATTGATCTTGGAACATTAGAAAAAGAAGTAGGCCTACCCAATTCAAGTCCTGAAACCTCTCAAATAAACACAGAACTCACAAATAAACTCCTCCACACAACCATAGATAGCTTAGAATTATTtgacaatttaaacaatagtgTTAacctatattcaaataaagctcaggatatattaaattcaaccGAAATAAATTTTTCCGAATCTGAAAAgaaaacttataacttaatacaTTTAGATACTACCAATAATCTTGAAAATACTACAGTCCCATTTGAAGGAAATAAACCcgacgaaaataataaaaaaaatattttaaatcaaccaTCATATACACGCAACACACAAAACATGTTTAACCAAGGCTCAGGGAATAAATATATGGTAATAAAACCAGATAGCTTTTCCGGACAAGgggatattaaattattttttaaacaatatgaaaaagCAGCAGAAGTAAATAATTGGgacaataaagaaaaaataaaattcttgtcaatatttttaaaagacacAGCCAACacctttttagaaaatttagaaaatataagagAAGATTGGACATGGGaagatttaaaaaacgaatttCTTAGTGAATTTCAACCAATAGGATattcaatacttttaaaaaataaactagaaAATAGAAGACAGGAAAATTCAGAATCAACTAGGAGTTACATCACTGATATAGAAAACTTGTGTAGACag GAaccaattttaaatgcaatttcCCTACATGACaatagcaatttaaaaaatatcagaaataACTTAAGAAAATTCGAATTGATgcaatttagaataaattctAGGGATACAAATCAAAACgaatacactaaaatattaagtgaacAAGTTctacaattaaacaaaaagaCAAATGAAAGAGAAtttgaagaatttaaaatagaactaGAAAATAGAGACAGAGAACATAAAAAagagattaaaaaattaagtgacGAAGTTAAACAAATAAGTTTATCTggaaaaatccaaaataaatcCGTAAACTTCGTAAACgataattttgatgaaatgaataattatagccGTTATAACGGTAGAGGTAGTAGTTATGAGAAAGAAATGAATTATCAAGCACCCAGACGAAACTATAGAGACAAAAGTCCATACCCGGAAGATTACAATCGTAAAAATAGAGAATCTAATATGGACAGACAATACGGTAGAGATAGGTCACTATCCAGAGATAGGGAATATTACAACAGAAGACAAAGAGAACCCAGTccatatagaaataataatagagatTACAGAAATAGGTCAAATTCTAGAGACAGAGACAGCAgccgaaataattattacagctCAAAACATGAATACAGTAGGGACAATAGCCGCGAAAGAACACCAGAACGATACAGAGACAATTACGAAAAAGAATCAAAAAAAGTAACATGCTATAAATGCAATGAAAAAGGTCATTATGCAGACAAATGTACCTTATCAAAAAACGATTAA
- the LOC126553774 gene encoding uncharacterized protein LOC126553774, with product MEKTAIKCPDCEATFTLKKNMYAHCRNIHKIENLIKKPKMSQCHICNVKFVNKKCLSQHIKTFHDNSTNEKHTRIICPYDLCEEKLFTSLKLREHLCVKHNITVELEEITFDNLKEFETWKQKIEKETVSMYVLDTGAKKLFNGILKQYYFCHRSLNYRKSGNDLRLIKSMGSNKIGKTCPSKLETTLVETNGVASVKVKYWKTHCGHAQEIGRLKIDKENRTMIAGSLFIYI from the exons ATGGAGAAAACTGCAATTAAATGTCCAGATTGTGAAGCaacatttacattaaaaaagaatatgtATGCTCATTGCCGTAACAttcacaaaattgaaaatttaatcaaaaaaccaaaaatgtcTCAATGTCATATTTGTAATGTAaaatttgtgaataaaaaGTGTTTATCTCAacacataaaaacatttcacgATAATTCTACGAATGAAAAACATACTAGAATAATATGTCCTTATGATTTATGCGAGGAAAAGTTATTTACATCTCTTAAATTAAGAGAACACTTGtgtgttaaacataatattacagtagaGTTGGAAGAGATaacttttgataatttaaaag aatttgaaACATGGAagcaaaaaatagaaaaagaaaCAGTTTCGATGTATGTATTAGATACTGGagcaaaaaaattgtttaatggaATTCTtaagcaatattatttttgtcatcgCTCATTAAATTATCGAAAATCAGGAAACGATTTAAGATTAATAAAGTCGATGGGGAGCAATAAAATTGGTAAAACTTGTCCGTCAAAACTTGAAACAACACTAGTAGAAACTAATGGAGTTGCTtcagtaaaagtaaaatattggaAAACACACTGTGGGCATGCTCAAGAAATTGGTCGATTGAAAATTGATAAAGAGAATAGAACAATGATTGCAggttctttatttatatacatataa
- the LOC126553754 gene encoding uncharacterized protein LOC126553754: MLGESYSKLKEGVTWEHILDFIREGEITDDTNKRILLLERQDLTNISRDFNINYATRRHKDDAVSVDLWVNELKNQLKEDCPILYYKAQDKDDDFLEKKDFALIIMTKFQAKQILKFGPNKICIDGTHGTNAYDIQLYTIMTVDEYGTGCPVAFCFSNRVGIIKSKVFMSDDAPAFYNAWVNVMGPAEHRLLCTWHVDRNWRDNLSKISGGSEKKSLVYKTLRVLLQMISIDEFKISLDQFINDLLADKDTEAFGSYFVQHYSKRTEVWAYCYLMKLARDSMFKRLIRVAKNGSNSKSRKIHESHKSSELISSDKIQILEGGQSWIVNSLTNPSENYCVAKADKTCNEPCLKCSVCNICIHTFTCECIDNIIKLNICKHIHACAQAFNKLPNDSSNAFYLEDATIGEQEGLIEMISQPSMKCTTLSTPGISGKIINKVELIRSLCATSEPTVNETNAIRDGIDSQNNEYVNIHQTFDHGYL, translated from the exons ATGCTTGGTGAATCatact ctAAATTGAAGGAAGGTGTTACTTGGGAGCATATTTTGGACTTTATTCGTGAAGGTGAAATTACTGATGATACTAATAAACGAATACTTCTTCTTGAACGACAagatttaactaatatatCCCGTGACTTTAACATCAATTATGCTACAAGAAGACATAAAGATGATGCAGTTAGTGTTGACCTATGGGTCAATGAACTGAAAAATCAGCTTAAAGAAGATTGTCCTATCCTTTACTATAAAGCCCAAGATAAAGATGATGATTTTTTAGAAAAGAAAGATTTTGCTTTGATTATAATGACAAAATTTCAAGCAAAACAAATACTGAAGTTTGGTcccaataaaatttgtattgatgGAACTCATGGTACTAATGCTTATGACATTCAGCTATATACCATTATGACAGTGGACGAATATGGTACTGGATGTCCAGttgcattttgtttttcaaataga gttggcattataaaatcaaaagtatTCATGTCGGATGATGCTCCAGCATTTTACAACGCTTGGGTCAATGTCATGGGACCTGCTGAACATAGGCTCTTATGTACTTGGCATGTTGATAGAAATTGGAGAGATAATTTAAGTAAGATTAGTGGAggatctgaaaaaaaatcgcTTGTTTACAAAACCTTGAGAGTGTTGTTACAAATGATATCTATTGATGAGTTTAAAATTTCTCtagatcaatttataaatgatttattagcaGACAAAGATACTGAAGCATTTGgatcatattttgtacaacatTACTCAAAACGAACAGAAGTCTGGGCATATTGTTATC TGATGAAGTTAGCTCGTGACAGTATGTTTAAAAGACTCATCAGGGTAGCGAAGAATGGATCAAATTCGAAAAGTAGAAAAATTCATGAAAGCCATAAAAGCAGTGAGTTGATTTCATCAGATAAAATCCAAATTCTAGAAGGTGGACAATCATGGATAGTAAATTCATTGACGAATCCCTctgaaaattattgtgttgCCAAAGCTGATAAAACATGCAATGAACCCTGTTTGAAATGTTCAGTATGTAATATTTGCATACATACATTTACATGTGAATGTatagacaatataattaaacttaacatTTGTAAACATATACATGCCTGTGCACAAGCATTCAACAAACTACCTAATGACAGCagtaatgcattttatttagaagATGCAACTATTGGAGAACAAGAAGGATTGATAGAGATGATTTCTCAGCCTTCTATGAAATGTACTACACTTAGTACACCTGGCATAAgcggaaaaattattaacaaagtaGAGCTTATCCGTAGTCTATGTGCTACAAGCGAA CCAACTGTAAATGAAACAAATGCTATTCGTGATGGAATTGATAGCCAAAACAatgaatatgttaatattcacCAGACATTTGATCATGGTTACCTATGA
- the LOC126553756 gene encoding LOW QUALITY PROTEIN: uncharacterized protein LOC126553756 (The sequence of the model RefSeq protein was modified relative to this genomic sequence to represent the inferred CDS: deleted 1 base in 1 codon): protein MICYLCKFNADNWKSLVYHFKIFHLLKTDSNYTCCEGTCTQSFLCLASFKRHIQNKHFPENIPSNNQPQDQSYFNSSLPPHNIENLIDDNVLTDNVTNNPFDFDLVSESLYKSAIEFVVNLHNNNNFTRADITNIQTVGILNKIIKPIVSMLKNVVDDEIKEPIKVAKFHRLASVIENPFLYCNTEYRLVNWLIKNELLFKINQFTINNEIFPVHYNGESVFNEKITKGVLLPLQFQFKKFFENGILDYYEKNNKLNDGIRSTLVDILIGCVLSKNIQMSVSLAESIANQIVAMFKSEVKDIYFMKIGNNKNPKGKLYAKYYNCLRNLKNNGLVPSTIVKNKLNIDNHHKTNWTEREFVSENEIDSILDVLKHGTSTYPELEANWKAAINYHINNIKSSTSTTDILKNWKQYLIPYGHKLIDIDYNALFPNSHNIYQDFNDKADKIFKLLDEKVKDNSCCKILETIVNNNDANINENVKNAARFHLLHAMFAPTSKKVTKDSNGKKNLIKYSIKDSQDSFMVFKDSVEAQQQHLEELRNHGTHIQPFIVIVGTMDVQREILVYFDSVMYKVHSVLRSIEVCYKIFNLFNLEYPSQSEIVWLFIQKYFFGVHSKYDKPFPKLIQVLAELNQ, encoded by the exons atgatttgttatttatgtaaatttaatgctGATAATTGGAAATCTttagtttatcattttaaaatttttcatttacttaAAACTGATAGTAATTATACATGTTGTGAAGGGACTTGTACACAATCTTTTCTATGCTTAGCTTCATTTAAACGACATATTCAAAACAAACATTTCCCTGAAAACATTCCATCAAATAATCAACCACAAGACCAATCATATTTCAATTCTTCATTACCACCACACaatattgaaaacttaatTGATGATAATGTTTTAACTGATAATGTAACTAATAATCCATTTGATTTTGATCTAGTTAGTGAATCTCTATATAAATCTGCAATAGAATTTGTTGTAAacttgcataataataataattttactagagCAGACATTACTAATATTCAAact gtaggtatattaaataaaataattaaaccaaTTGTATCCATGCTGAAGAATGTAGTAGATGATGAAATTAAAGAACCAATTAAGGTTGCTAAATTTCATAGACTTGCTTCTGTTATAGAAAatccttttttatattgtaacacTGAGTATCGCTTAGTAAATTGGCTTATAAAGAATgaactgttatttaaaataaatcaatttaccattaataatgaaattttccCTGTACACTACAATGGTGAATCTgtctttaatgaaaaaatcacTAAAGGTGTTCTCTTACCTTTACaatttcagtttaaaaaattctttgaaaatgg catattggattattatgaaaaaaataataaactaaatgatGGTATTCGATCCACACTAGTAGACATACTCATTGGATGTGTActgtcaaaaaatatacaaatgtcTGTTAGCTTGGCAGAATCTATTGCCAATCAAATTGTGGCAATGTTCAAATCGGaagtaaaa gatatatattttatgaaaattggaaataataaaaatccaaaaggcaaattatatgcaaaatattataactgtttaagaaatttaaaaaataatggattAGTCCCTTCGACAATtgtcaaaaacaaattgaatattgaCAACCACCATAAAACCAACTGGACTGAGAGAGAATttg tttcTGAAAATGAAATAGATTCCATATTAGATGTGCTTAAACATGGTACAAGTACTTACCCAGAATTAGAGGCCAACTGGAAAGCAGCAATTaactatcatataaataatataaaatcttctACATCAACgacagatattttaaaaaactggaaacaatatttaattccaTACGGCCATAaacta ATTGATATTGACTATAATGCTTTATTCCCaaatagtcataatatttatcaagatTTTAATGACAAAGCAgacaaaattttcaaattattagatGAAAAAGTCAAAGATAATAGTTGTTGTAAAATACTAGaaactatagtaaataataatgatgctaatataaatgaaa atgtTAAAAATGCTGCACGATTTCATTTGTTACACGCTATGTTTGCGCCTACATCAAAAAAAGTGACTAAAGATAGCAACGGAAagaaaaatcttataaaatactcCATCAAAGATTCCCAAGATAGTTTTATGGTGTTCAAAGATTCTGTAGAAGCTCAGCAACAGCATCTTGAAGAACTAAGAAACCACGGGACTCATATACAACCATTTATTGTGATTGTTGGAACGATGGATGTTCAGAGAGAAATATTGGTTTACTTTGATTCAGTTATGTATAAAGTGCATTCGGTTCTAAGATCAATTGAAGTATGCTATAAGATATTCAATTTGTTCAATTTAGAATATCCATCGCAATCAGAAATTGTAtggttatttattcaaaaatatttctttggtGTACATTCCAAATATGATAAACCTTTTCCTAAATTAATTCAAGTTTTAGCTGaactaaatcaataa
- the LOC126553755 gene encoding uncharacterized protein LOC126553755, with protein sequence MIEDFFSVYQSVPVAMTVSIEGLMERFWHVEEPEAAPATFTDEGRCEKLFCEQSIRLPCDRFSVPSPFRAPPSADTFVGSRELAVRRFDALERKLATNPQLKSLYVSFMSEYISLGHMSVATSPERYFIPHHAVYRPAIDENKIRVVFDASAQSSRGPSLNNCLFTGPKLQQDIVDILTRFRVP encoded by the coding sequence atgatcgaggattttttttcagtgtatCAATCGGTGCCGGTCGCTATGACTGTTTCCATTGAAGGGTTAATGGAACGGTTCTGGCATGTTGAGGAGCCGGAGGCTGCGCCCGCGACGTTCACGGACGAGGGGCGttgtgaaaaattattttgtgaacaGTCTATACGATTGCCGTGCGACCGTTTTTCGGTACCGTCGCCTTTTCGTGCGCCGCCGTCAGCTGACACTTTTGTCGGGTCCCGCGAACTCGCGGTGCGACGTTTTGACGCACTCGAACGTAAATTGGCTACGAACCctcaattaaaatcattatatgttTCGTTCATGTCGGAATACATTTCGCTAGGTCATATGTCCGTCGCAACGTCCCCGGAACGTTATTTTATTCCGCATCACGCGGTGTATCGTCCGGCGATCGACGAAAACAAAATACGCGTTGTATTCGACGCTTCCGCGCAAAGTAGTCGCGGACCGTCATTGAATAACTGTTTGTTTACCGGTCCTAAATTACAACAGGACATAGTCGACATTTTGACAAGATTTCGGGTCCCTTAG